One window of the Acaryochloris sp. CCMEE 5410 genome contains the following:
- a CDS encoding molybdenum cofactor guanylyltransferase encodes MNQPTSLTQQNYIVGLVLAGGRSRRMGSDKALLYWQGVPMLQRVCRAALQCCDLVYVLTPWPERYQPVIPSSCIVLQEHPPDQGPLVALLAGLNQLQTTWVLLLACDLPLLRPDILREWLTLLPDTQALALVPHQPEQWQPLCGFYHYQSRSSLQSFIQQGGQSFQDWLSRLPAQKIALDAQSQAMLWNCNTPHDLIPSEV; translated from the coding sequence ATGAACCAGCCAACATCCCTCACGCAACAGAATTATATTGTTGGTCTAGTCTTGGCAGGGGGACGAAGTCGACGCATGGGGTCGGATAAAGCGTTGCTCTATTGGCAGGGTGTCCCAATGCTCCAGCGAGTTTGTCGCGCTGCCCTGCAGTGCTGCGATCTCGTTTATGTACTCACCCCTTGGCCTGAACGCTATCAACCCGTGATACCGTCTTCCTGCATTGTTTTACAGGAACACCCACCTGACCAAGGCCCCTTAGTAGCACTATTAGCAGGCTTGAATCAACTCCAAACAACATGGGTACTTCTGCTAGCATGTGATTTGCCCCTCCTCCGTCCAGATATTCTCAGGGAATGGTTAACCTTATTGCCGGATACCCAAGCTTTAGCGCTAGTCCCCCATCAGCCTGAGCAATGGCAGCCCCTGTGTGGGTTCTACCATTATCAAAGCCGGTCATCTTTGCAGTCCTTTATCCAACAAGGCGGGCAATCTTTCCAGGATTGGCTATCCCGTCTTCCAGCCCAGAAAATTGCCCTAGATGCCCAATCCCAAGCCATGTTATGGAATTGCAACACTCCCCACGATTTAATCCCATCTGAGGTTTAG
- a CDS encoding nitrate reductase associated protein — protein MSTSPDFPAEDSLFFQFEQEFIDDLRCIPMAVRFKLDTCGIKLKLAQWNQFSEDEREQFTFQPCSSEDEIEDYREFLQDLIFMYSETEAAEVPVDENPPWLDETKIPSDLVAKAKSCKATISLKQWKGLSPLQRFALIKLSRPSHENKNFEPALKEFQLA, from the coding sequence ATGTCTACGTCACCAGACTTTCCTGCCGAAGATAGTCTCTTTTTTCAGTTTGAGCAAGAGTTTATCGATGATTTACGCTGTATCCCCATGGCTGTCCGCTTCAAGCTTGACACCTGTGGCATCAAACTCAAGCTTGCCCAGTGGAATCAATTTAGTGAAGATGAACGAGAACAATTCACCTTTCAGCCCTGTTCCTCTGAAGATGAGATCGAGGACTATCGGGAATTTCTCCAAGATTTGATCTTTATGTATTCAGAAACAGAAGCTGCTGAAGTCCCGGTTGATGAAAATCCACCCTGGCTCGATGAAACCAAGATCCCATCTGATCTAGTTGCAAAAGCCAAATCCTGCAAGGCCACCATTAGCCTCAAACAGTGGAAAGGTCTCAGTCCCCTGCAGCGATTTGCTTTAATCAAGCTCAGTCGCCCCAGCCATGAGAACAAAAACTTCGAGCCAGCTTTAAAGGAATTCCAATTGGCCTAG